In Streptomyces violaceusniger Tu 4113, one DNA window encodes the following:
- a CDS encoding CaiB/BaiF CoA transferase family protein, translating into MTVAAEDGARAAGPLAGVRVVELAGIGPGPFAAMVLADLGADVVRVDRPGGAGGLRIDPDHDLTNRNKRSVLLDLKADGSVATVLDLVERADILIEGYRPGVTEKLGLGPEDCLARNPRLVYGRMTGWGQEGPLARTAGHDIGYIAVTGALSMIGAADGPPIAPANLLGDYAGGSLYLVIGVLAALQHARAGGPGQVVDAAIVDGTAHLTSAIHGMMAAGGWRDQRGTNLLDGGCPFYGTYETADGGYMAVGPLERKFYAEFIELLGIADQAPARDDFDSWAALRAAIADRFKQRDREEWTAVFSASDACVAPVLSLREAPAHPHLAARSTFVDHGGITQPAPAPRFSATPGAVRRAPVRPGADTAEVARDWGVTSLVEGNPA; encoded by the coding sequence ATGACGGTGGCGGCGGAGGACGGGGCGAGGGCGGCCGGTCCGCTGGCCGGAGTGCGAGTGGTGGAGCTCGCGGGGATCGGGCCGGGTCCGTTCGCCGCCATGGTCCTCGCCGACCTCGGCGCCGATGTCGTCCGCGTCGACCGCCCCGGAGGCGCCGGCGGCCTGCGGATCGACCCGGACCACGACCTCACCAACCGGAACAAGCGCTCGGTGCTCCTTGACCTGAAGGCCGACGGGAGCGTGGCCACCGTGCTCGACCTCGTGGAGCGCGCCGACATCCTCATCGAGGGCTACCGCCCGGGGGTCACCGAGAAGCTGGGCCTCGGCCCGGAGGACTGCCTGGCCCGCAACCCCCGGCTGGTCTACGGCCGGATGACCGGCTGGGGGCAGGAGGGCCCGCTCGCCCGGACCGCCGGCCATGACATCGGCTATATCGCCGTCACCGGCGCCCTCAGCATGATCGGCGCCGCCGACGGCCCGCCCATCGCCCCCGCCAACCTCCTGGGGGACTACGCGGGAGGCTCGCTCTATCTCGTCATCGGCGTCCTGGCCGCCCTGCAGCACGCCCGCGCGGGCGGCCCCGGCCAGGTCGTGGACGCCGCGATCGTCGACGGCACCGCCCATCTGACCTCCGCCATCCACGGCATGATGGCCGCCGGGGGCTGGCGGGATCAGCGCGGCACCAATCTCCTCGACGGCGGCTGCCCCTTCTACGGCACCTATGAGACCGCCGATGGCGGCTATATGGCGGTCGGGCCCCTGGAGCGCAAGTTCTACGCGGAGTTCATCGAGCTGCTGGGCATCGCCGACCAGGCCCCGGCCCGCGATGACTTCGACAGTTGGGCCGCGCTGCGCGCCGCCATCGCCGACCGCTTCAAGCAGCGCGACCGCGAGGAGTGGACCGCCGTCTTCAGCGCCTCGGACGCCTGCGTCGCCCCCGTGCTGTCGCTGCGCGAGGCCCCGGCCCATCCGCACCTCGCCGCCCGCTCCACCTTCGTCGACCACGGCGGGATCACCCAGCCCGCGCCCGCCCCGCGCTTCTCCGCCACCCCGGGCGCGGTGCGCCGCGCTCCCGTCCGGCCCGGGGCGGACACCGCCGAGGTGGCCCGCGACTGGGGAGTCACCTCGCTCGTCGAGGGAAACCCGGCATGA
- a CDS encoding acetyl-CoA C-acetyltransferase, with translation MSTEAYVYDAIRTPRGRGKADGALHGTKPVDLVVGLIQEMRRRFPELDPAAIDDVVLGVVSPLGDQGSDIAKIAAIAAGLPDTVAGVQENRFCASGLEAVNLAAAKIRSGWEDLVLAGGVESMSRVKMGSDGGAWFADPMTNYETGFVPQGIGADLIATTGGYSRHDVDSFAALSQERAARAWKEGYFDRSVVPVRDRSGLTVLDRDEHIRPGTTAETLASLKPSFATIGEAGGFDAVALQKYHWIEAIDHVHHAGNSSGMVDGAALVAIGNREVGDRFGLTPRARIVSAAVSGADPTIMLTGPAPATRKALTKAGLAIDDIDLVEINEAFAAVVLRFVDDMGLSMDKVNVNGGAIAMGHPLGATGAMILGTVIDELERRDGRFGLVTLCVGGGMGIATVVERL, from the coding sequence GTGAGCACCGAAGCGTATGTGTACGACGCCATCCGCACCCCGCGCGGGCGCGGTAAGGCCGACGGTGCCCTGCACGGCACCAAGCCCGTCGACCTGGTGGTGGGCCTGATCCAGGAGATGCGGCGGCGGTTCCCCGAGCTGGACCCGGCGGCGATCGACGACGTGGTCCTCGGCGTCGTCAGCCCGCTGGGCGACCAGGGCTCCGACATCGCCAAGATCGCGGCCATCGCGGCCGGGCTCCCGGACACGGTCGCGGGCGTCCAGGAGAACCGCTTCTGTGCCTCGGGCCTGGAGGCCGTCAACCTGGCGGCGGCCAAGATCCGTTCCGGCTGGGAGGACCTGGTGCTCGCGGGCGGCGTCGAGTCGATGTCACGCGTGAAGATGGGCTCCGACGGCGGCGCCTGGTTCGCGGACCCGATGACCAACTACGAGACCGGTTTCGTACCGCAGGGCATCGGGGCCGACCTCATCGCCACCACCGGCGGCTACAGCCGCCATGACGTGGACAGCTTCGCCGCGCTCTCCCAGGAGCGGGCCGCTCGGGCCTGGAAGGAAGGGTACTTCGACCGCTCCGTGGTCCCGGTCCGCGACCGCAGCGGGCTGACCGTCCTCGACCGGGACGAGCACATCCGCCCCGGCACCACCGCCGAGACCCTGGCGAGCCTGAAGCCGTCGTTCGCCACCATCGGCGAGGCGGGCGGCTTCGACGCGGTGGCGCTGCAGAAGTACCACTGGATCGAGGCGATCGACCATGTCCACCACGCCGGGAACTCCTCGGGCATGGTGGACGGCGCCGCCCTGGTCGCCATCGGCAACCGCGAGGTCGGCGATCGCTTCGGGCTGACCCCGCGCGCCCGGATCGTCTCCGCCGCCGTCTCCGGCGCCGACCCCACCATCATGCTCACCGGCCCGGCTCCGGCCACCCGTAAGGCGCTCACCAAGGCCGGGCTGGCCATCGACGACATCGATCTGGTCGAGATCAACGAGGCGTTCGCGGCGGTGGTGCTGCGCTTCGTGGACGACATGGGGCTGAGCATGGACAAGGTCAACGTCAACGGCGGCGCGATCGCGATGGGCCATCCGCTGGGCGCGACCGGCGCGATGATCCTCGGCACGGTGATCGACGAGCTGGAGCGGCGTGACGGGCGGTTCGGGCTGGTGACGCTGTGCGTGGGAGGCGGAATGGGCATCGCGACGGTGGTCGAGCGGCTCTAG
- a CDS encoding 3-hydroxyacyl-CoA dehydrogenase NAD-binding domain-containing protein, with product MNHPTTASTIRWEQDDEGVVTLVLDDPDQSANTMNAAFIDSLDAIADRVEAERDAIRGIIVTSAKKTFFAGGDLNDLLQIGPDQAQEVYEKNLRIKRGLRRIETLGKPVVAAINGAALGGGLEIALSCHHRIALDAPGSRMGFPEVTLGLLPGSGGVARTVRLLGVTDALLKWLLQGARYSPRRAQEAGLVQEVVATPEEMLAQARAFIDAHPESAQPWEEKDYRIPGGTPAQPKFAVNLPAFPANLRKQLGGAPYPAQRNILAAAVEGSQVDFETAQTIEARYFTELVVGQTAKNMIQAFFFDLQAVNSGANRPQGIEPGRVRKVAVLGAGMMGAGIAYACAKAGIEVVLKDVSAEAAAKGKAYAEGLLAKALTKGRTAEAERDELLARITPTGDLADLEGCDAVIEAVFEDPALKHKVFQEIESVVAPDALLCSNTSTLPITLLAEGVQRADDFIGLHFFSPVDKMPLVEIIKGERTGDKALARAFDLVRQINKTPIVVNDSRGFFTSRVIGHFLNEGVAMVGEGVDPASVEQAAAQAGYPAKVLSLMDELTLTLPRKIREETRRATEEAGGEWRPHPADAVLDRMVEEFGRPGRSGGAGFYDYDETTGKRIRLWPGLREHFGRGGSGGSGGSGGSGGSGGSGGEGTRVPLEDMMERMLFCEAIDTVRLLEEGVLTSVADANIGSILGIGFPGWTGGVLQYINGYEGGVAGFVARARELEAAYGERFAPTALLLEKAERGERFTD from the coding sequence ATGAACCACCCCACCACCGCCTCGACCATCCGCTGGGAGCAGGACGACGAGGGCGTCGTCACCCTGGTGCTCGACGACCCCGACCAGTCCGCCAACACCATGAACGCCGCGTTCATCGACTCCCTCGACGCGATCGCCGACCGCGTCGAGGCCGAGCGGGACGCCATCCGCGGCATCATCGTCACCTCCGCCAAGAAGACCTTCTTCGCCGGCGGCGACCTCAACGACCTCCTCCAGATCGGGCCCGACCAGGCCCAGGAGGTCTACGAGAAGAACCTCCGCATCAAGCGCGGGCTGCGCCGGATCGAGACCCTCGGCAAGCCCGTGGTCGCCGCGATCAACGGCGCGGCGCTCGGCGGCGGGCTGGAGATCGCGCTCTCCTGCCACCACCGCATCGCCCTCGACGCCCCCGGGTCCCGTATGGGCTTCCCCGAGGTCACCCTGGGCCTGCTCCCGGGCAGCGGGGGCGTCGCCCGAACCGTACGGCTGCTCGGCGTCACCGACGCGCTGCTCAAGTGGCTGCTCCAGGGGGCGCGGTACAGCCCCCGGCGCGCCCAGGAGGCGGGGCTGGTGCAGGAGGTCGTGGCCACCCCTGAGGAGATGCTGGCCCAGGCTCGGGCGTTCATCGACGCCCACCCCGAGTCGGCACAGCCCTGGGAGGAGAAGGACTACCGGATCCCGGGCGGCACCCCGGCGCAGCCGAAGTTCGCCGTCAATCTCCCCGCCTTCCCCGCCAATCTGCGCAAGCAGCTCGGCGGCGCGCCCTACCCGGCGCAGCGCAATATCCTGGCCGCCGCCGTCGAGGGGTCCCAGGTGGACTTCGAGACCGCGCAGACCATCGAGGCCCGGTACTTCACCGAGCTGGTCGTCGGCCAGACCGCCAAGAACATGATCCAGGCGTTCTTCTTCGATCTGCAGGCGGTCAACTCCGGGGCCAACCGGCCCCAGGGGATCGAGCCCGGTCGGGTCCGTAAGGTCGCGGTGCTGGGCGCCGGGATGATGGGCGCGGGCATCGCGTACGCATGCGCCAAGGCGGGCATCGAGGTCGTCCTCAAGGACGTGTCCGCGGAGGCCGCCGCCAAGGGCAAGGCGTATGCCGAGGGACTGCTGGCCAAGGCGCTCACCAAGGGCCGGACCGCCGAGGCCGAGCGGGACGAGCTGCTGGCCCGGATCACCCCGACCGGTGATCTCGCCGACCTCGAGGGGTGTGACGCGGTCATCGAGGCGGTCTTCGAGGACCCGGCGCTCAAGCACAAGGTGTTCCAGGAGATCGAGAGCGTCGTCGCCCCGGACGCGCTGCTGTGCTCCAACACCTCCACCCTCCCCATCACCCTGCTCGCCGAGGGGGTGCAGCGCGCCGACGACTTCATCGGACTGCACTTCTTCTCGCCCGTCGACAAGATGCCGCTGGTCGAGATCATCAAGGGCGAGCGCACCGGCGACAAGGCGCTGGCCCGCGCCTTCGATCTGGTGCGGCAGATCAACAAGACCCCGATCGTGGTCAATGACTCCCGCGGCTTCTTCACCTCCCGCGTCATCGGCCACTTCCTCAACGAGGGCGTGGCGATGGTGGGGGAGGGCGTCGATCCGGCTTCCGTGGAACAGGCCGCGGCCCAGGCCGGATATCCGGCCAAGGTGCTCTCCCTGATGGACGAGCTGACCCTGACCCTGCCGCGCAAGATCCGCGAGGAGACGCGCCGGGCGACCGAGGAGGCGGGCGGCGAGTGGCGGCCGCATCCGGCCGACGCGGTGCTCGACCGCATGGTGGAGGAGTTCGGGCGCCCCGGCCGCAGTGGCGGCGCGGGCTTCTACGACTACGACGAGACGACCGGCAAGCGGATCCGGCTGTGGCCGGGGCTGCGGGAGCACTTTGGGCGGGGTGGGTCTGGGGGGTCCGGTGGTTCGGGTGGGTCTGGTGGTTCGGGTGGGTCCGGTGGCGAGGGCACTCGCGTCCCCCTTGAGGACATGATGGAGCGGATGCTCTTCTGTGAGGCCATCGACACGGTGCGGCTGCTGGAGGAGGGCGTGCTGACCTCCGTCGCCGACGCCAACATCGGCTCCATCCTCGGCATCGGCTTCCCCGGCTGGACGGGCGGGGTGCTGCAGTACATCAACGGATACGAGGGCGGCGTGGCCGGTTTCGTGGCGCGTGCACGGGAGCTGGAGGCGGCGTACGGGGAGCGGTTCGCCCCGACGGCGCTGCTGCTGGAGAAGGCCGAGCGGGGGGAGCGCTTCACGGACTAG
- a CDS encoding sialate:H+ symport family MFS transporter, which yields MTEATTVPWYREVSRGQWKSMFAAWIGYLLDGFDFVLITLVLTEIADEFDLSTASAASLISGAFITRWLGGAVLGALGDRYGRKAAMIVSILLYSLGTFACGFSWNYISMFTARLVIGMGMAGEYSASATYVLESWPARLRNRASGFLISGYSGGTIIASELYKWVVPHWGWRWMFWIGVLPVLVALWVRRALPEAGDWHEEVATAKARPNPFGPLFAGRSRASVNTALAVAASVALFLVFTPLGAGWRWPLSLLAAGCLLAFAAQLGGRRRWPLYVALTCTVFCAFLYSWPIQALLPTYLKEQLGYTPSEVTDVMFYAGFGTMAGCWLAGFAGDWLGTRRAYVYTLLASLAFVFPVFAVQDTLVGLGVLLFFLLALSQGISGILPKYIAGHFPTQTRAASLGFVYNTGALGGAVAPVLGAHLAEGMSLGRALAVLTFGLTLVVIVLIGSDLPRRLGRLTDPAGDEDHLVPEQPLSMAGPGMEKT from the coding sequence GTGACCGAAGCCACCACGGTGCCCTGGTACCGAGAGGTCTCGCGGGGCCAGTGGAAGTCCATGTTCGCCGCCTGGATCGGCTATCTGCTCGACGGTTTCGACTTCGTACTGATCACGCTCGTCCTGACCGAGATAGCCGACGAATTCGACCTGAGCACGGCGTCGGCGGCGAGCCTGATCTCGGGCGCCTTCATCACCCGCTGGCTCGGCGGGGCGGTGCTGGGCGCGCTGGGCGACCGCTACGGCCGTAAGGCCGCCATGATCGTCAGCATTCTGCTCTACTCGCTCGGCACCTTCGCCTGTGGGTTCTCCTGGAACTACATCAGCATGTTCACGGCCCGCCTAGTGATTGGCATGGGCATGGCTGGTGAGTACAGTGCCAGCGCCACCTATGTCCTGGAGAGCTGGCCCGCGCGGCTGCGCAACCGCGCCTCCGGCTTCCTCATCTCGGGCTACTCGGGCGGCACCATCATCGCCTCCGAGCTCTACAAGTGGGTGGTGCCCCACTGGGGCTGGCGCTGGATGTTCTGGATCGGTGTGCTGCCGGTGCTGGTCGCGCTGTGGGTGCGGCGCGCGCTTCCGGAGGCCGGGGACTGGCACGAGGAGGTGGCGACGGCGAAGGCGCGGCCGAACCCCTTCGGGCCGCTGTTCGCCGGACGCTCCCGAGCCAGTGTCAACACGGCGCTTGCCGTGGCCGCGAGCGTCGCGCTGTTCCTGGTCTTCACCCCGCTGGGCGCGGGCTGGCGCTGGCCGCTGTCGCTCCTGGCGGCGGGGTGTCTGCTCGCCTTCGCGGCCCAGCTCGGCGGACGGCGCCGCTGGCCGCTATATGTGGCCCTGACCTGCACCGTCTTCTGCGCGTTCCTCTATAGCTGGCCGATCCAGGCGCTGCTGCCCACCTATCTGAAGGAGCAGCTCGGGTACACCCCGTCCGAGGTCACCGATGTGATGTTCTACGCCGGGTTCGGGACGATGGCCGGCTGCTGGCTGGCGGGATTCGCGGGCGACTGGCTCGGCACCCGGCGTGCCTACGTCTACACCCTGCTCGCCTCGCTGGCCTTCGTCTTCCCGGTGTTCGCGGTGCAGGACACCCTGGTCGGGCTCGGCGTGCTGCTGTTCTTCCTGCTCGCGCTGAGCCAGGGGATCTCCGGCATCCTGCCGAAGTACATCGCGGGTCACTTCCCGACCCAAACGCGGGCGGCCTCGCTCGGCTTCGTCTACAACACCGGGGCGCTCGGCGGCGCGGTGGCGCCGGTGCTCGGCGCCCATCTGGCCGAGGGCATGTCCCTCGGACGGGCGCTGGCGGTGCTCACCTTCGGGCTGACGCTGGTGGTGATCGTGCTGATCGGCTCCGATCTGCCGCGCCGGCTGGGCCGGCTCACCGATCCGGCGGGCGACGAGGACCATCTGGTGCCCGAACAGCCGCTGTCGATGGCGGGGCCCGGTATGGAGAAGACCTGA
- a CDS encoding dihydrodipicolinate synthase family protein encodes MSLPAPLTGVVPPLCTPLTPAGEVDISSLAALAERLIDAGVSALFALGSSGEAAYLNDRSRVTALKAVIEAVDGRVPVLAGAIDMTTARVLEHARTAAELGADAVVATAPFYTRTHPLEIADHFRRLRDGVDVPLFAYDIPVSVHSKLTPSILLPLAADATLAGIKDSSGDDGALRRMLVEVRRRGLDDSFTVLTGSELSVDGALLAGAHGVVPGLANVDPAGFVRLYEHARAGRWEQAAAEQDRLAALFAITDAGDPALMGGSSAGLGGFKAALRLLGVIDCADTAAPQVPLGEAAVKTVRQLLEEGGLLP; translated from the coding sequence ATGAGTCTTCCGGCTCCCCTTACCGGTGTCGTTCCGCCCCTGTGCACCCCGCTCACGCCCGCGGGCGAGGTCGACATCTCTTCCCTCGCCGCGCTCGCCGAGCGGCTGATCGACGCGGGGGTGAGCGCGCTGTTCGCGCTCGGCTCCAGCGGAGAGGCCGCCTATCTGAACGACCGAAGCCGCGTCACGGCCCTCAAGGCGGTCATCGAGGCCGTGGACGGCCGGGTGCCCGTCCTCGCGGGGGCGATCGACATGACCACCGCGCGGGTCCTCGAGCACGCCCGTACGGCGGCGGAGCTGGGCGCGGACGCGGTCGTGGCCACCGCGCCCTTCTATACCCGCACCCATCCCCTGGAGATCGCCGACCACTTCCGGCGGCTGCGCGACGGGGTGGACGTGCCGCTGTTCGCGTACGACATCCCGGTCTCCGTCCACTCCAAGCTGACGCCCTCGATCCTGCTTCCGCTGGCCGCCGACGCCACCCTGGCGGGGATCAAGGACAGCAGCGGGGACGACGGGGCGCTGCGGCGGATGCTCGTCGAGGTCCGCCGTCGCGGCCTCGACGACTCCTTCACCGTGCTCACCGGCTCCGAACTGTCGGTGGACGGCGCCCTGCTGGCGGGGGCCCATGGTGTCGTCCCGGGGCTGGCCAACGTCGATCCGGCCGGGTTCGTCCGGCTGTACGAGCACGCGCGCGCGGGGCGCTGGGAGCAGGCGGCCGCCGAACAGGACCGGCTGGCCGCGCTCTTCGCGATCACCGACGCCGGGGACCCGGCGCTGATGGGCGGCAGTTCGGCGGGGCTGGGCGGCTTCAAGGCCGCGCTGCGGCTGCTGGGCGTGATCGACTGCGCGGACACCGCCGCGCCCCAGGTGCCGCTGGGCGAGGCGGCCGTCAAGACCGTACGTCAACTCCTGGAGGAGGGAGGGCTGTTGCCGTGA